The sequence cagatcaatgggaAAGAATAAGCATCCCGGAAACAAATCCACACACTGACAGTCGACTAATCtttgaggaaggagagaagaatatacagtggagaaaagacagtctgttctcAACTGGTGTTGGGAActctggacagccacatgtaaattaATGAAGTTAGAGTACTCCctcccaccatacacaaaaataaactcaaaatagcttaaagacttaaatataagacacgacaccataaaattcctaaaagAGAACATACGTAAATGATTCTCTGATATAAGTTACAGCAATATATTCTTAGattagtctcccaaggcaaaagaaatagaagcaaaattaaacaaatgggacctaatcaaccTTAttagcttttgcagagcaaaggaaaccatcaacaaaacaagaagacaaccTACAgcacgggagaaaatatttacaaacgatgagaccaacaagggcttaatttctaaaatatccaaacagctcatacaacttaataccaaaaaacaaacaaacatacaaacaaagaacccaatcaaaaaatgggcagaagacccaaatagacatttctccaaagaagacatccagatgcccaacagacacatgaaaagatgctcaacatcactgattagtagagaaatgcaaatcaaaactataataagGTACCTCCtgacaccggtcagaatggccatctttaaaaagtctacaaataacaaatgctggagacagtgtggagaaaaggcagccctcctacactgtttgtaggaatgtaaattggtgcagccactatggagaacagcatggagattcctataaaaactacaaatagagtaccatatgatccagcaatcccactcctggccataatccagacaaaactataattcaaagagatacatgcacccctacgttcatagcAGAACTACTCACAAtcgccaaaacatggaaacaatggaaatgtccatcaacagatgaatggataaagatgtggtgtacatatacaaaaagaatgttactcagccgtgtaaaagaatgaaataatgccatttgcagcaacatggatggacttagagattatcatagaaagtgaagtcagtcagaccaagaaagacaaatattatctggtatcgcttatatatggaatataagaaataatacaaataaacttgtttacaaattagaaagactcacagatagaAAACCAAATTATGGTTActcaaggggaagggggaggagataaaATAGGAGTTTGGAGTAAcagatatacaatattatatataaaacagataaacaacaaggatttactatataccACAGGgagctgtattcaatatcttgtaataacctataatgaaaatgaatctgaaaaagaatatatatatgtatgtatatatatctatatcactttgctgtacacctgaaactaacatgatagtgtaaatcaactatacttcaataatagaAAGTTGCTATGAGAGGAGAGCTCAATATTGTCACCAtaattacaacaacaacaaaacggaAATTGAACTGACTGTGTAGTTTCCAATGATGGAATATTCACGCAAATCTCATGCACTTCCTCATGTACATTCTGGTACTCTAGAAGAATTTTTCAAAGGGAGAACATCTCAGATTCATAGATTTTTCTCAGAATACAGAAAGGAAGTCTACAAGTAATACTTGGAAATGTAGCACTTCTATACATCTGCCTTCCCTTTGGAACCAAAGGCTCTTCTGTGGGTGGATCTAAGATATTCTTTGGTTTCTTTGTAAACCACCCTGCTTGGGTCTGTCCTCTTGCCACTACTCTAATATTCCCCTTTCTGCTGCAAGATGTTTACCACAGTAAGGTCAGTTAACATATCCTTTTTCTGGCATAATTaccatgtatatatacacaccacattttctttattcatccatggatggacacttaggttttttccatgtcttggctattgtgaataatgctacaatgaacataggggtgcaaaTATTTCTtcgagatagtgatttcatttccttcagatatatacccataagtggaattgctggatcatatgatagttctttttttgaggaacctccatactcttttccatagtggctgcaccaatttacattcccaccaacatacACAAGAGGGTCATTTAGACTTACATTTGTTGGTAGGAGTAAACCGAACTATGTAGGTAAGTTCCCTGTTTTCACTGTATCACCACTTAAAATAGCTAGCACTTATGAAACACTATGATGTTCCAAGAACTAGGCTGACTATTTCATAAGCATTGTTTCACTTAGTTCTTACGAATTCATGAAGTAGATACCATCCTTtcatcagttgttttttttttttttttttttcagatgaggaaactgaagtctgGAGAGAGTAAAGAATTTTCCTAACTTAACATATACGATGTAGCAGAGCCAGTACTTGAATATTTCCTGACATAaaagtctgtgctcttaatcaCCACTCAAAAATATCTCCTAAAGATATTGTTAACAGAAGAAGCcactcacacacgcacatacTCATGCTTAGGACTCTCCTTTAAGTTGAGTATTAGGTAGATGAGCAAATTGAAATAGGAAACAAGGGCCCAGCCCTAGTCTTTTAGTTAGTTGTCACCCCACAACACGTCATACAGAACTCTGTGATGTTGACTGAGTAAAAGACTGTATCCCAAATAAGCCATGATGTTCCCATCATTTGAGTAAATCTTCTTTCCTGTAAAATCAGAAATACTTTATCTACATTATCTGCAGTCGAAAACTATTTCAATGGGTTTCTTTTTAAGTTGGTACCATAAAATTCAACGTACCTCGAacctcacctcctctgagaatCTTTCCTGATACTCCATTTCTGTTCTTGCTTAAATATTCCTTTTGAGTACTTCAGAGTGCCTGTGCAAATCAGTGTCTTAGCACGTATGACTCACTACAGTAATTATCGCTTTACTTTACTTCTAGGCTGTAACCTCTTGGGGTGTAAGTACCAggctttattccattttatatcccTAATGCCTTTCACAGTGCCTGAAATTAATCTGTGTGTAATAAACACCTGCCGATGAATTTAAAAACTCAGTGAATGTACAGCCAAACGACTGGCCTGTctaaaatggaagaaatcaaatTCAAATTACTCTCAAAAGAAATTGTACAGCTGGATGATAATAAAGCCGTATACtaattaaaaattgtaattagCTAAACCAAAAGTCGGAGAAGTAATTTAAACTATCAGGAGGTAAGAATTGTGCCACTAGACCACGTGACACGAacactcttttgtttttcttgttgttgttttttgacaGTTTCTGAGGGAAAGCGCTGTACAAACCAGGTTTGCAGTTCAGACGCCTGGCGGCGCTGCAGGCTAAAAATGGAGGTGGAGCCAGGCGCTTGCCACAGActccattttacaaaagacaaaactgagaggggctgggggttgaCGCGCCTTGGAAAACGTCGGCAGCAAGCTGAGATTTTAGACCTTTCTTCAAACAAATGGGAACTAGATATATGTTGATGTTATCCCTACTGGAAGACTTCCGAAGGCTTCTTTCATTAAAGACAACGCAGTCCAAGAGGCTATGCTGGAAACTGAGAGAAAATCCAGCAGAAAAAGGCAAGTGgtgagttttccttttcttcctgggcGTAGCGTAAGCAGTCCAGGAAAAGGAAGGCTGCTTTTTATAGCCGGTTCCTGGAGATTTGGCCTCGCAGCGGAAAGGGGAGTGTCTGCGTAGCGGCGGGCAGACAGACCTGAGCAAGGTGGTTTCCAAACTGACCAAAGATTCGTGAGTAAAGGCTCTTCTGTGGGTGGATCTAAACTATTAAGAGATCAAAGAATATTTTAGATACACCCACAGAAGAGCCTTTCCTCCCGAATAGGAAGCCAGACCTATAGAAACTATACATTTCCAAGTATTACctgtaaacttttttgttttctgagaaaaATCTATGAATCTGAGATGTTGCCCCTTTGAAAAATTCTTGTGAATGTTTCAGAATGTGCATGGGGATGTGCATGAGATTTGGTCGAATTTTCCACCATTGGAAACCACACAGGGAGTTTAATTTCACAATAATATGCGATGCAATAGTGGGGTGAGTAATTTGCCCATTCTTGGGGGAAAATCACTGGATGAAGAACAACCTATGGTAAGTTTAACTCTCACAGAAGAAAATGGTAGGTATCAACACTACTCTCAGACCTCCTAAGGTCCAGATCATGACAATCAGTGACAACCTTTGAGATGCATGCTCCTCAGCAACGTGGTTGTCAAAGCCTGCTCAAGATTTAATCTCAGTATATTAAGGAGCTGTTCACAGAATTCTCCAGACTCACTGAATTTTCCAGTCTCACTGAATTCTCCAATCTCTGGTGCGTACTCACCACACATTTTAAATACCACTCATATCTGTGCATTATAAACATTCACTGCAAGAAAATTACCAGGCAACTTCATGGCTACATGGCAAACATTCAGGAAATTTACATAGGAAATAGTTTCAGAAATACCTTTCTTCATGTAAAAGATGTTGGATGACAATTCCATAAAATTGGTGATGTTGACACTTACCTGCTCATCCTACAAGTACTTCCAGAAGAAGACTTCACCTCTTTAAGGATTATCTCAGAActctggaataaaaagaaaatgccttGGTCCTTCCTTCCACAATTTTCCTTCCAttgcatgtaaaaaaaaaaaaaaatccccatattCTGCCAACCTAATGCAAGACAGAGAGACGGGAGATACATCTCTTTAACATCACCTTATCTCCAATTAAATTAGGTTACTTGAAGCTAAAAACAAGATAGTATGTGGAGACAGCTATCACCCTTGGCATTCTTGCTTTCTGGGCTCTAGGTAGAAAGtaaaggaaacactccctttcTGAATAATGCTATAGTTGTTGTTTTATTGCTCTATCTTCagtagtgttttcttttcttctgaagcaTAGCTAATTGTTAATTTATAGTCACAAGTACCAATGCCTTAgctatatttaacttttgtttaCCTGTAAGACAACTGATCTGGACACTTCAAAAAattcaatatcaataaaatacaGGGGACTGTTCTAGAATAAACAGATGTAACACCAATACAATCATGAAActtggtttaaaaacaaattttctaaGACATTCCTTATGTCAAGTGGTTAAGAAAATAAGTGCATTTGTAAAAGGAATTCAAGAGTGAATAGAATTCTTATTTAAGTTGAAGAAAACTGGGGGAGGATAATGgaaggataattttaaaaagttattaggGACTGGATTTTAGTTAATATGGAATTATTGTTACTTCGGTACATTGAGAGACACTActtgaaaatattccatttagaTTGCCATCAGTCTGAAAGAAAGGATTGGGATTTCCTTAATGTTTTGGTAAAAATAAACACTCGGAAAGGACGCAGGGTGGCGCCGCATtagaagtagaaggaagaaagctACCAGTCTGCGCTCCTCTAGCCAGATGCTCTGCTAAAGAAGCAAGCAGGAAAGGGAGGCTTTCTAAGGCAGTTGCTCCGGGAAATCAGGGCCATAGGCATCTCCACTTATCCCAGTGTCTGAGTGATACTGGGAGATAGATCAGCGACAACGTGAATCCGAGCTGGGTCAAGTTTGCTGGGAGACGAGAGTGCGatggaggcaggagagaggaagaaatgcttTCTGAAACAAAGGCAAGTCTTGATATTCTTTGTTTGGCTGGGCATAGCTCAGGCTGGCTCTGAGCCTAGGCGTTATTCAGTGGCCGAGGAAATGGACAGTGGCTCCTTTGTGGCCAATCTCTTGAAAGACTTGGGGTTGGAGGTAGATGATCTAGCTGCTCGGGCCCCCCGGGTcgtttccaaagggaaaaaaatgcgtTTGCATTTTGATAGGCAGACCGGGGATTTGTTGTTAAATGAGAAACTGGACCGGGAGGAGCTATGTGGCCCTACCGAGCCCTGTGTACTACCTTTCCAGATGTTACTGGAAAATCCCTTGAAGTTTTTCCAGGCTGAGCTACGGATTAGGGACATAAATGATCATTCTCCAGTTTTCctagacaaagaaataatattgaaaatttcAGAAAGTATCACTCTTGGAACTACTTTCCTGATAGAGCGTGCCCAGGACTTAGATGTAGGAAGCAACAGTCTCCAAAGTTACACAGTCAGCCCCAATTCCCACTTCCATCTTAAATTACAAGACAGTGCCGACGGCACAATATTACCACAGCTGGTGCTGGACAAAGCACTGGATAGAGAGGAACAGCCTGAGATCAGATTAACCGTCACAGCGCTGGATGGCGGAATTCCACCCAGGTCTGGGACCGCCCTAATCCGCATTGAAGTCTTAGACATCAATGATAATGCCCCTGAGTTTGTAAAGCTGCACTATGAGGCGCATGTCCTAGAAAACAGCCCCATTGGATCCCAGGTTGCCATTGTCTCTGCCAGAGATTTAGATATTGGAACCTATGGAGAAATATCTTATGTACTTTCCCAAGCATCTGAGGATATTCGGAAAACATTTGGAATAAATGCAAAATCGGGAGAACTCCTTTTAACACAGGAACTGGATTTTGAATCTATTCAGACTTATACATTAAATATTCAGGCGACAGATGGTGGGGGCATTTCTGGCAGTTGTGTGGTGTTTGTCCAAGTGATGGATTTGAATGACAACCCGCCAGAACTGACCATGTCAACGCTTATCACTGAGATCCCAGAAAGCTTGCAGGAGACTGTAATTGCTGTATTCAGCGTTTCAGATCCTGACTCTGGAGACAATGGAAGGATGGTTTGCTCCGTCCAAGATGATCTTCCCTTCATTCTTAAACCctctgttgagaatttttacagtTTAGTCACAAACACAGCCCTGGACCGAGAAACAAGATCCGAATATAACATCACCATCACCGTCACAGATATGGGAACCCCCAGGCTGAAAACCGAGCACAACATAACCGTGCTGGTGTCCGACGTCAACGACAACGCCCCCGCCTTCACCCAGACCTCCTACACCCTGTCCGTCCTCGAGAACAACAGCCCCGCCCTGCACTTCGGCAGCGTCCGCGCTACAGACAGAGACGCGGGCGCCAACGCCCAGGTCACCTACTCGCTGCTGCCGCCCCTCGACGCGCACGTGCCCCTGGCCTCCCTGGTGTCCATCAACCCGGACAACGGCCACCTGTTCGCCCTGAGGTCCCTGGACTACGAGGCCCTGCGGGCGTTCCAGTTCCGCGTGGGCGCCGCCGACCGCAGCTCGCCCGCGCTCAGCAGCCAGGCGCTGGTGCGCGTGCTCGTGGCGGACGACAAGGACAACGCGCCCTTCGTGCTGTACCCGCTGCAGAACGCCTCGGCGCCCTGCACCGAGCTGGTGCCCAGGGCGGCCGAGGCGGGTTACCTGGTGACCAAGGTGGTGGCGGTGGACGGCGACTCGGGCCAGAACGCCTGGCTGTCGTACCAGCTGCTCAAGGCCACGGAGCCCGGGCTGTTCGGCGTGTGGGCGCACAACGGCGAGGTGCGCACGGCCCGGCTGCTGAGCGAGCGCGACGCGGCCAAGCACAGGCTGGTGGTGCTGGTCAAGGACAACGGCGAGCCTCCGCTCTCGGCCAGCGTCACGCTGCACGTGCTGCTGGTGGACGGCTTCTCGCAGCCCTACCTGCCGGCCCGTGAAGCGGAAGCGGCGGACGCGGCCCCGATCGCCCCGCTCACCGTCTATCTGGTGGTCGCCTTGGCGTCGGTGTCGTCGCTCTTCGTCTTCTCGGTGCTGGTGTTCGTCGTGGTGCGGCTGTGCAGGAGGGGCGGGGCGACCTCGGTGGGTCGCTGCTCGGTGCCCGAGGGCCCCTTTCCGGGCCACCTGGTGGACGTCAGCGGCACGGGGACCCTGTCCCAGAGCTACCAGTACGAGGTGTGTCTGACGGGAGGCTCTGGGACTTTCAAGTTCCTCAAGCCGGTTATCCCAAACTTCCTTACTCAAGATGAGGAGAGGGTTAGTGAGGCAAACCCCAGTTTCAGGAATAGTTTTGAATTCAGTTAAATTTTAATAAGGGTCTATGATGCCGTCTCAGTCCAATTGTGCAGAGTCCTTTTTTACTGCCTTGCCCATTGgagttgttttctttgtatttgaaatGTAACCATCTTATTCCAATTCAGCGCATGTTACTGGTGTTTCTAGATGTGCTGCTCTGTGGTATAATGAatgcaaattttctttcttactgtTAATATCACTGTAACTTAATTCGATTTAATGTGTGaaagtatattttgtattttctgaagtctttaatttttagagcactttttttcaaaattcaccTTCCACAGTCCCTAGGTAATTTTTGCATTCCtacatttttgaaagtttgcaatAAGTACATAGGGTTACTCTTTTTTCCTACCCAGAATATTTGTGTTTGTATAGAGTATTCTCTTAGGCTAGTTTAAACTTTCTTCCTGTGAACTCACATTGGCTAAAACCATTAACATAGGTACATTCATGAATCACAAAGCACCCTCTCAcacttttctaaatatatactTCCTTAAAATGTTCATACCTGTTAAGTATGATTCTTTAGAGATTGTGAAAACCTTGACTGTTGGATTCTACAAATCATCCACATTAAAAGTCTTCAATAAATCAACTACCAATATTCTAAAATGTAGTTAAATAAATAGCAATGTCCAGTCATTTTCAGACATGCTAATTATTcatgctttttattaaaaattttaaaacctctgaTTGTTTCAATCCctccatttaaaaatctgttttaattatttaaaaccaTCTATTCTTTGAGTACTTCATTAAAATCCAAAAGATCTGAGAGAGTACATGTTTTTGTCTATGACCAAATTTTAGAAACTTCATATGTAATTTGgcattgcatttaaaaaaaatatctggagCATTTATGATTCAATTGGAAATAAgcccatggaaaaaaaaatttatcttggtttgctcattctattttttttttcactgaatactTCCATTTTCCCCCTTTCAGTTTCCTAGACTTTTCAgtgcttttttgtttcctttttagtgCTTCAGTTATGTTTCTCAGTAGCTCTCCATTTATTGCATGATTAGCACAATGACTGCAAGACTAGgttcttcataaaaattttaaatgactgattgaaggaaagaaatgtctttatttcatctttgataCACTGACActcaaatacattaaaatactCATAGGACAAATTTTGCTGGAATTAAATGCTCTCTGATTTAATTTTTGGTTATTAACAGAACTTCACTGCTATTCAAACATTATGCAGTTATTAGTACTTGGTGTCTCTTTCCTTCAagatagttttcctttttctttttctgcttaattttaaTCTCCTCTCCTGCCCACTAGCTTAAGGAATCCACATGGGGAAATTGTGTTTACAATTTTATGATGTATATTTTCCTTCCATAATTCCTTAAGTGATTCATTTaactttctttattcttatttattttttgcagttcAATTTCTGATCCACacattaaaatggaattttaatttttaatgttcttcagactatctttaaatttttatattatttcatgtttatttgaacatactattaaaattataatataaaatttaaaggtCTCATTTTGAGTTTAGCATTCATATAGAGAAGTATCTTGGTATCAAATTATTACCTGTTGGATCTTGGATAAGTCATATAATTTCTGTACCCCCAGAAATGATAACAGCTATTTAAATAGCTTGCAGTTATGTCCAAATAAGATAACATAAGGATAAGAAgtgtaattttgttatttttagtatCACTAATATtaagagtaaatttaataaaTGGTCCTTCATATAACATTACTTATAATTGTGAAGAAGCTATATTGAACACATAATATTTGTGCTGTTTCGTTGCTCTGCCCAAAACCTTGCAATAGCTTCGTTTcactcttagaataaaatccagccACCTATTATTTGGCCCCTGCCTCCCTGTCCAGCCTTGTCTTCCcacttactctttattttttaatagctgatatttatgtttcttttttttttaatgtctatttatttatttttggctgggttgagtcttcgttgctgcgcaccagctttctctagttgccatgagctggggctgctcttcgttgtggtgcacgggcttctcattgtggtggcttctcttgttgcagagcacgggctccagggcgtGCGGGCTAATTTAGTCCTCGCCATGTaggatcttctggaccagggctcgaacccgtgtctcctgcattggtaggtggattcttaaccactgcgccaccagggaagccccccacttaCTCTTGAGACACTAAACTTTGGGTACACTATCCTACCTTCATTATCTAGAATAGCTATGCTTTACTGTCCCCGGGCCTTTGCATTCCTTATATATGCAATACTCCCATCTTAGTTTTAGCCTGGCAAACTTCTTCTCATCCTTCATATTCCAGATTAAATGGGACATCTTTGGGAAACTTTCTGAATCCCCCCCATTAAGTTAGGTCTCCATATTGTATACTTCCAATATGTATAATGCACTCATTATACATTTCCTGTATAGTACTGTTTAAACATCTGTTTAAATTCTGTTCACCCCATTAGATGGGAAACTCTATAAGATATATAGACATAGTGTGTCTTATTACCACAATACATCTAACTTCTACAAACGCAATAAATATCGGTTTCCACAGGTGAAATACAGTTATGCAGATTAAAGAGTTAATACAGATGAAACCAGTAATCATAGAATTACTGTGAAATAGGAAGAGGAGAAAGCTCTGTGTTCCTTGAGTGAGTGCGAAAATGTGGAAGGAATTAGGCATTTGTGGTCTCTGGATATATCCCCTGACATgatctattataattttttatcacCTTGCttgaggttgtcttttcgtaGCATTTTTCTGACTATAAATGCAACTCGTGTGCATTttacaaaatttggaaaataaagaaaaacacaagtagGAAAGCGAAGCTTCATCACTTAGAGCAAAATCTTgtaaaactttttctgtaataattaCAGGAGGTGGGGTGAATAGTTCTAGCAGGTGCCCACTTCCGCAAAATCATGGAAATGGGACTCTACCAGGGACAGTCACTTCTTTTAGATAAGAGCGCATTTCTTCTCCCTAGATTGTGTTTATTTGAACCATATAACAGAAGGAATTCCTACAGTAGCATCAACTCGGTTTGATAAAAGGGAATAAgcgattaaaaaaaatcaaaactaaaagccCAGCAAACATCACCTTCTCCAAGATTCTGAAACTGTGAGCGAACGCACGGTGGCGCTGTTGACTAAGAAGGAGAATTAAACCGCAGGCACTGTGTATACTCAGTAACACAACGATTCACTGCAGTAAACTAGGGGTTGTGAGTCGGGGCAGATTTTTAAGCAAGCAAATCTAAGACTCTAGTAAGGATTATTCGCTAGGTTTTCTTCAAAGGTTAGGAGGCAAAAGACTGCGTTTCCCAGTGCTGTTGGAGGCTAGCTTGACAGTATTTCTCGGAAGAACATGGCAGAAAATGCAATGGAGGCCGGAGGGGAGCGCTTTCTTAGACAAAGGCAAGTCCTGTTTCACTATGTTTTTCTCGGTGGGTCTCAGGCTGGGTCCCAGTCGAGACGCTACTCTGTGGCTGAGGAAAAAGAGAGGGGGTTTTTCATCTCCAATCTAGCAAAGGATCTGGGGCTGAGTGTAGGGAAACTGGCCGCGAGAGGGGCCCAAGTTGTGTCTAAAGGGAACAGACAGTATTTTCAGCTCAACCATCAGACCGGTGATTTGCTCCTGCATGAGAAATTGGACCGGGAGGAGCTATGCGGCTCCGCAGAACCATGCATACTGCAGTTTCAGATATTACTGCAAAACCTCTTGCAGTTTATTACAAATGAGCTCCAGGTGATAGACGTAAATGACCATTCTCCGGCATTCTCTGAAAATGAAATGCAGCTGAAAATCCTAGAAAACACTCCCCCAGGAACAATAAttcctttgggaaatgctgaagACTTGGATGTGGGAAGAAACAGTCTCCAAAACTACACGATCACTCCTAATTCCCATTTCCACGTTCTCACACGCAGTCGTAGGGATGGAAGGAAGTACCCAGAACTAGTACTAGACAAAGCACTGGATCGTGAGGAGCAGCCAGAGCTTAGGTTAATGCTCACTGCGCTGGATGGCGGGACCCCACGGAGGTCTGGGACCGTCCAGGTTCACATCCTGGTCTTAAACGACAACACCCCAGAATTTACACAGTCCCTCTATGAGGTTCAAGTTCTAGAGAACAGCCCCGTTAACTCTCTTATTGTCACTGTTTCAGCTTCTGATTTAGATACAGGAAATTTGGGGACAATATCATATGCAGTTTTTCATGTTtctgaagaaattagaaaaactttTCAACTAAATCCAATTACTGGTGATATCCGACTaatcaaatatttgaattttgagGCGATCCATACTTATGAAGTGGATATAGAAGCCAAGGATGGTGGAGGCCTTTCAGGAAAATCAACAGTGATATAGTTCAGGTGGTTGATGTGAACGACAACCCACCAGAACTGATCTTGTCCTCAATTACCAGCCCTATCCCAGAGAACTCGCCAGAGACTGTGGTGGCTGTTTTCAGTGTTTCCGACCTAGACTCTGGAGACAATGGGAAAATGGTGTGTTCCATCGAGAACGATCTCCCCTTCATCTTGAAACCATCTGTAGAGAATTTT comes from Tursiops truncatus isolate mTurTru1 chromosome 3, mTurTru1.mat.Y, whole genome shotgun sequence and encodes:
- the LOC117311624 gene encoding protocadherin beta-2-like produces the protein MEAGERKKCFLKQRQVLIFFVWLGIAQAGSEPRRYSVAEEMDSGSFVANLLKDLGLEVDDLAARAPRVVSKGKKMRLHFDRQTGDLLLNEKLDREELCGPTEPCVLPFQMLLENPLKFFQAELRIRDINDHSPVFLDKEIILKISESITLGTTFLIERAQDLDVGSNSLQSYTVSPNSHFHLKLQDSADGTILPQLVLDKALDREEQPEIRLTVTALDGGIPPRSGTALIRIEVLDINDNAPEFVKLHYEAHVLENSPIGSQVAIVSARDLDIGTYGEISYVLSQASEDIRKTFGINAKSGELLLTQELDFESIQTYTLNIQATDGGGISGSCVVFVQVMDLNDNPPELTMSTLITEIPESLQETVIAVFSVSDPDSGDNGRMVCSVQDDLPFILKPSVENFYSLVTNTALDRETRSEYNITITVTDMGTPRLKTEHNITVLVSDVNDNAPAFTQTSYTLSVLENNSPALHFGSVRATDRDAGANAQVTYSLLPPLDAHVPLASLVSINPDNGHLFALRSLDYEALRAFQFRVGAADRSSPALSSQALVRVLVADDKDNAPFVLYPLQNASAPCTELVPRAAEAGYLVTKVVAVDGDSGQNAWLSYQLLKATEPGLFGVWAHNGEVRTARLLSERDAAKHRLVVLVKDNGEPPLSASVTLHVLLVDGFSQPYLPAREAEAADAAPIAPLTVYLVVALASVSSLFVFSVLVFVVVRLCRRGGATSVGRCSVPEGPFPGHLVDVSGTGTLSQSYQYEVCLTGGSGTFKFLKPVIPNFLTQDEERVSEANPSFRNSFEFS